From the genome of Chthoniobacterales bacterium:
CTCCCCAACATATTTTGGCGAGGTTCGACGACGCGCTCAAAACACTGCGCGATCACGTCCTCATGATGGCCAGCCTCACGGACAAACTGCTTGTCCGCGCGGGTGAAGGCCTCTTCCAAAGGAATCTCGACGCCTGCAACGGCGTGATCGCGGACGACGCCGAGATCGACGTTCTGGAAAAGAATGTCGATGAGGACGGCATGGAGATCATGGTGCGGTTCCAGCCGATGGCCCGCGACTTGCGTGAGGTTGTGGCCGCGATGAAAGTCGGCACCGACCTCGAGCGCGTGGCCGACCAGGCGGTGAGCATCGCGCGCCGCGCACGCCGCCTCAACCAGTCCCCTTCGCTCCCCGAGACCGCCGCCTTGGAGGAAATGTTCCGCATGGCCCTGGAGCTTTTCCGCGCAAGTGTGCGCAGCTTCGCCGACCGCGACGAGACGCTGGCCCGCACCCTCAAGCCGCGCGACCGCGACCTGGACGGACTCCACCACAAAATGATCGGCGACCTCACCGCCCGGATGTCCTCGGATACGGCCCGCATTACGCAATACCTCGACCTTATCTTTGTTGCCCGCATCATCGAGCGCATCGGCGACCACGCGACCAACATCGCGGAGGACGCGGTTTTTGCGACCTCGGCTGTGGATATCCGCCACACCACCACGCCCCCGGCGGCGGGTTGAACGCCGCCGCAATGCCGGACGACATCCACCTGCACGCCCGCGGGCTCCACAAAGCCTTCCGGCTCGCATCTTCCGAACTCGAGATCCTGCGCGGTGTGGACCTCACCGTGAAGCGCGGCGAGACCGTCTTTCTCTGCGGTGCATCCGGCGCGGGCAAAAGCACCCTGCTTTACACGCTGGCCGGACTCGAACGCCCGACGTGCGGTGAGGTGAAATTCGAGGGCGAGGACCTTTACCGCGCATCCGCCTCGCGGCAAGCCGCACTCCGCAACACGCGCATGGGCTTCGTCTTTCAAAGCTACGCCCTGCTGCCCGAACTGACCGCGCTGGAAAACGTCGCACTGCCGGGCCTCATCGGCGGCAAACCCGACCGTGATCGCGCCGCCGCATTGTTGCAGCAGGTCGGTCTCGGCGCGCGGGCGGGGCACCTTCCGTCCGAGTTGAGCGGCGGCGAGCAGCAGCGCGTGGCCATCGCCCGCGCGCTCGTCAACAAGCCCGGGATGCTTTTTGCCGACGAGCCCACCGGCAACCTCGACTCCCGCACGGGAGGCGAAGTCATCGACCTGCTGCTCGGGTTGGTCCGCGAACACGGCACCACGCTTTTGGCGGTCACCCACGACACCGGACTCGCCGCCCGCGGCGACCGCGTCCTGCACATACGCGACGGCAAACTGCTCGAGCAGGAGGATTGACGCCCCGACACCCCCGGCGCCTGCGCTTGCCCCCTGCATGAGGGCTGGCTAAAAGTCTCTCCCGAAAAACAACACGAAAACCTATGGCCTACGAACTACCACCTCTCACCTACGCAAACAACGCACTCGAACCCCATATCGACGCGCGCACGATGGAGATCCACCACGACAAGCACCATCAGGCGTATATCACCAACGCGAACAACGCGCTGAAAGACCATCCGGCCCTCGCCGCCAAACCGGTCGATGAATTGATCGCCGACCTTTCCGCCGTGCCGGAAGCCGTCCGCACCGCCGTGCGCAACAACGCCGGTGGCCATGCCAACCACACGTTCTTCTGGACCATCATGGGTCCGAATGCCGGCGGCGAACCCAAAGGCAAGCTGGCCGAAGCGATCAAAGCGAAGTTCGGCAGCTACGACGCTTTCAAAGAGGCTTTTGAAAAAGCCGGCGCCACACGCTTCGGCAGCGGCTGGGCCTGGCTCGTCGTCAACAAGGGCGAACTTGAAGTGGTCTCGACCGCGAACCAGGACAGCCCGCTCATGGGCAAAGCCGTCGCCGGGGTGGAAGGGAAACCCGTCATCGGCTGCGACGTCTGGGAGCACGCCTACTACCTCAACTACCAAAACCGACGCCCCGATTACCTCAAAGCCTGGTGGAGCACGGTCAACTGGGACCAAGCCGAGAAAAACTACCTCGCCGCGCTGTAATCCGCGCCCGATCAACTCACCGCAAAAAAAGCCCGTGGCCTACCGCCCCGGGCTTTTTCTTTGGTCGCAGCCACGCCGCCTATAGAGTGACCCGATGATTCCTCCGCAAAAGCAAATGACAGGCATGCTCGGTCATCCGGTGGCCGAGAACCCGATCGACCGCATGTTCGACGCCGTTTACGCGCACTACGGGTTGCCCTGGCAATTCTGGAAAAGCAACATCGCCTCGGAGTCCGCTCTCGCCTTGGCCGTCCCCGCTTTGGCGCCTCTCGGCTACCGCGGTTTTACCATCACCGTTCCCTACAAAGTCGCGGTGATGCCGATGCTTGATGAAATCGACGACGATGTGAAAGCGATCGGCGCGGCCAATTACGTGACCATCGAGAAAGGGCGTTTGGTCGGTCACAACAACGACGGCAAGGGCGTGGTCAAAGCCATCGAAAAAGTGGTGCCCCTGCGCGGCCAGCACGTGGTCATGCTCGGCGCGGGCGGCGCCGGGCGCGCCATGGCCGTGGAGATCGCCTGGGCCGGCGCCGCAAAGATGACGCTGGTGACGCGCCGCGAAGAGCAGGGACGCGAGGTCGCCGGACTGGTGCAACGCGCCAGCGGCATCCCCTGCGATTGGCAACCCTGGCAAAAGGAAGTCGAATTGCCGGCAGGAACCACCCTGCTGATGAACGCGACCCATCTGGGCTGCGCGCCCGAACTGGAGCCCGTGCCGGTGCGTTGGGATACGGTGCCCAACGACTGCACGGCCGTCGATGTCATCACCAACCCGAGACTCACTCCTTTCCTGCTCACGGCACGCGAGCACGGTTGCCGCATCGTGGACGGCGTGGAAATGCTCGTGCAGTTGGCCATGCAGATCTTCGAACGTTGGACGGGCATCGCTCCGGACGAGAAAGTTTTCCAACGCGCCGTGGCCGAGGCCCTCGGCGAATAAATGCGTAAGCGACCGGCACTGTCCTGGACGACAAAGCCCGCGGTCTCCGCTCCGGCAATCGATGGCAGCTTCTGGGGCGCCATTGTGACATCAGATCTTTTTTGATTTTGCACCAGCCATCATGCAAACCACCCTCGACCTGGCCGACGCCCTCACCGCGGGCAATCTCGTTCCTGACGCCCACGTCGCGACAATTCTCCGCAAGCACGGCGTGCGCCGCCTCTGCACCACGGCTACCGAT
Proteins encoded in this window:
- a CDS encoding ABC transporter ATP-binding protein, translating into MPDDIHLHARGLHKAFRLASSELEILRGVDLTVKRGETVFLCGASGAGKSTLLYTLAGLERPTCGEVKFEGEDLYRASASRQAALRNTRMGFVFQSYALLPELTALENVALPGLIGGKPDRDRAAALLQQVGLGARAGHLPSELSGGEQQRVAIARALVNKPGMLFADEPTGNLDSRTGGEVIDLLLGLVREHGTTLLAVTHDTGLAARGDRVLHIRDGKLLEQED
- a CDS encoding superoxide dismutase, producing the protein MAYELPPLTYANNALEPHIDARTMEIHHDKHHQAYITNANNALKDHPALAAKPVDELIADLSAVPEAVRTAVRNNAGGHANHTFFWTIMGPNAGGEPKGKLAEAIKAKFGSYDAFKEAFEKAGATRFGSGWAWLVVNKGELEVVSTANQDSPLMGKAVAGVEGKPVIGCDVWEHAYYLNYQNRRPDYLKAWWSTVNWDQAEKNYLAAL
- the phoU gene encoding phosphate signaling complex protein PhoU, with translation MPDNTPQHILARFDDALKTLRDHVLMMASLTDKLLVRAGEGLFQRNLDACNGVIADDAEIDVLEKNVDEDGMEIMVRFQPMARDLREVVAAMKVGTDLERVADQAVSIARRARRLNQSPSLPETAALEEMFRMALELFRASVRSFADRDETLARTLKPRDRDLDGLHHKMIGDLTARMSSDTARITQYLDLIFVARIIERIGDHATNIAEDAVFATSAVDIRHTTTPPAAG
- a CDS encoding shikimate dehydrogenase codes for the protein MTGMLGHPVAENPIDRMFDAVYAHYGLPWQFWKSNIASESALALAVPALAPLGYRGFTITVPYKVAVMPMLDEIDDDVKAIGAANYVTIEKGRLVGHNNDGKGVVKAIEKVVPLRGQHVVMLGAGGAGRAMAVEIAWAGAAKMTLVTRREEQGREVAGLVQRASGIPCDWQPWQKEVELPAGTTLLMNATHLGCAPELEPVPVRWDTVPNDCTAVDVITNPRLTPFLLTAREHGCRIVDGVEMLVQLAMQIFERWTGIAPDEKVFQRAVAEALGE